Proteins found in one Serratia plymuthica genomic segment:
- the lapB gene encoding lipopolysaccharide assembly protein LapB → MLELLFLLLPVAAAYGWYMGRRSAQQDKQQEANRLSREYVAGVNFLLSNQQDKAVDLFLDMLKEDSTTVEAHLTLGNLFRSRGEVDRAIRIHQALMESASLTFEQRLLAVQQLGRDYMAAGMYDRAEDMFGQLVGEEDFRISALQQLLVIHQATSDWLKAIDVAEKLVKLGKDKQRIEIAHFYCELALQAMGSDDLDKAMSLLKRAASADKQCARVSIMLGRIYMAQAEYAKAVESLQRVLNQDKELVSETLPMLHECYQHLENQQDWAEFLKRCVEENTGATAELMLAEIIEQHEGRDVVQVYINRQLQRHPTMRVFYRLMDYHLADAEDGRAKESLLLLRDMVGEQIRTKPRYRCHKCGFTAHSLYWHCPSCRAWASVKPIRGLDGQ, encoded by the coding sequence ATGTTAGAGCTGCTGTTTCTGTTGCTGCCCGTGGCTGCCGCGTACGGTTGGTACATGGGGCGCAGAAGTGCTCAACAGGATAAACAACAGGAAGCCAACCGTCTGTCGCGTGAATATGTGGCCGGGGTGAACTTCCTGCTTTCCAATCAGCAGGATAAAGCGGTCGATCTGTTCCTCGATATGTTGAAAGAGGATAGCACCACCGTTGAAGCCCACCTGACGCTGGGTAACCTGTTCCGCTCGCGCGGCGAGGTCGACCGCGCAATACGCATCCATCAGGCGCTGATGGAAAGCGCCTCCCTGACCTTCGAACAACGCCTGCTGGCAGTGCAACAGCTCGGGCGCGACTATATGGCCGCGGGCATGTACGATCGCGCGGAAGACATGTTTGGCCAATTGGTCGGCGAAGAGGATTTCCGCATCTCGGCGTTGCAGCAATTGCTGGTGATCCACCAGGCAACCAGCGACTGGCTGAAAGCGATCGACGTGGCGGAAAAACTGGTCAAGCTGGGTAAAGACAAACAACGTATCGAGATCGCGCATTTCTACTGTGAGCTGGCGCTACAGGCTATGGGCAGCGACGATCTTGATAAGGCGATGAGCCTGCTGAAACGTGCGGCCTCGGCGGATAAACAGTGCGCCCGTGTGTCGATTATGCTCGGTCGCATTTATATGGCCCAGGCTGAATACGCCAAAGCGGTCGAGTCCCTGCAGCGGGTGCTGAACCAGGATAAAGAGCTGGTTAGCGAAACCTTGCCTATGCTGCATGAATGTTATCAACATTTGGAAAATCAGCAGGACTGGGCGGAGTTCCTCAAGCGTTGCGTAGAGGAAAATACGGGCGCCACCGCCGAGCTGATGTTGGCGGAGATCATTGAACAGCACGAAGGGCGCGACGTCGTTCAGGTGTATATCAACCGTCAATTACAGCGTCATCCGACCATGCGCGTGTTTTACCGTCTGATGGATTACCACCTGGCGGACGCCGAAGATGGGCGTGCCAAAGAGAGCCTGCTGCTGCTGCGCGACATGGTGGGTGAGCAAATCCGTACCAAACCGCGCTATCGTTGCCACAAATGCGGTTTTACCGCGCATTCACTGTATTGGCATTGCCCGTCATGTCGGGCCTGGGCATCGGTTAAGCCGATTCGCGGGCTGGATGGGCAATAA
- a CDS encoding LapA family protein: MKYLLIFLLVLVVFVISVTLGAHNDQVVSFNYLVAQGDYRISTLLAALFGAGFVLGWVICGLFYLRTRIALGRAERKIKRLELQLEQPVEPATQPVVSKE, encoded by the coding sequence GTGAAATATTTGCTGATTTTTTTGTTGGTTCTGGTGGTTTTCGTGATTTCTGTCACGTTGGGCGCGCATAACGATCAGGTCGTGAGTTTTAATTACCTGGTTGCACAGGGTGATTATCGTATATCGACCCTGTTGGCTGCGTTGTTTGGCGCCGGTTTTGTTCTCGGTTGGGTCATTTGTGGCCTGTTCTATCTGCGCACCCGCATTGCGTTGGGGCGAGCCGAACGCAAAATCAAGAGGCTGGAACTGCAGCTTGAACAGCCTGTTGAGCCGGCAACTCAGCCCGTTGTCAGCAAGGAATAA
- the pgpB gene encoding phosphatidylglycerophosphatase B: protein MFEIAKRTAAGAIVLLLMPLAVWLSGWQWQPGGNEPLLKGLYWVTETVTSPWGIITSAILSAWFLWCLRFRLKAAIGLVILLSAAVLIGQGVKSLIKDRVQEPRPFVVWLEQNHGVDEKYFYSLPRKERSALVAEQLQDQPLVPVWLSKHWQFETGFAFPSGHTLFAASWALLGVGLLWPRRHYKTVALLMLWASGVMGSRLLLGMHWPRDLAMATLISWLLVTIACWLAQRWFGPLALPPQEQQEVVERTSGRKH from the coding sequence ATGTTTGAGATAGCAAAACGCACGGCAGCGGGGGCGATCGTGCTGTTGCTGATGCCGCTGGCAGTGTGGTTATCCGGCTGGCAATGGCAGCCGGGCGGTAACGAACCCTTGCTGAAAGGCCTTTATTGGGTGACCGAAACCGTGACCTCGCCGTGGGGGATTATCACCAGCGCCATTCTCTCCGCCTGGTTTCTGTGGTGTCTGCGATTTCGGCTCAAAGCGGCCATCGGCCTGGTCATTTTGCTCTCTGCCGCGGTATTGATCGGCCAGGGGGTAAAATCACTGATTAAGGATCGGGTACAGGAGCCGCGGCCGTTTGTCGTCTGGCTGGAACAAAACCATGGCGTGGACGAAAAATACTTTTACTCGTTGCCTCGCAAAGAGCGCAGCGCGCTGGTAGCGGAACAGTTGCAGGATCAGCCGCTGGTGCCCGTCTGGCTGAGTAAGCATTGGCAGTTTGAAACCGGCTTCGCCTTTCCTTCAGGGCATACCCTGTTCGCCGCCTCCTGGGCATTGCTGGGGGTGGGGCTGTTGTGGCCGCGTCGCCATTACAAAACCGTCGCATTGCTGATGCTGTGGGCGAGCGGCGTGATGGGCAGCCGTTTGCTGCTGGGCATGCACTGGCCGCGCGATCTGGCGATGGCGACATTGATCAGTTGGCTGCTGGTGACGATTGCCTGCTGGCTGGCGCAACGCTGGTTTGGTCCGCTGGCGTTGCCTCCTCAGGAGCAGCAGGAAGTGGTAGAAAGAACCTCCGGAAGGAAACATTAG
- the ribA gene encoding GTP cyclohydrolase II → MQLKRVAEAKLPTPWGDFLMVGFEELATGHDHLALVFGDIAGATPVLSRVHSECLTGDALFSLRCDCGFQLEAALEHIAEEGRGILLYHRQEGRNIGLLNKIRAYALQDKGADTVEANHQLGFAADERDFTLCADMFKLLGVDAVRLLTNNPKKVEILTEAGINITERVPLIVGRNPKNERYLATKAAKMGHLLDQK, encoded by the coding sequence ATGCAGCTTAAACGGGTGGCAGAGGCAAAACTGCCAACACCTTGGGGCGATTTCCTGATGGTAGGATTCGAAGAACTGGCCACCGGGCACGATCATCTGGCGCTGGTCTTCGGTGATATTGCCGGCGCGACGCCGGTACTCTCACGCGTACATTCTGAATGTCTGACCGGCGATGCGTTGTTCAGCCTGCGCTGCGACTGCGGTTTTCAGCTTGAAGCCGCGCTGGAACATATTGCAGAAGAAGGCCGCGGCATCCTGCTCTACCACCGCCAGGAAGGTCGCAATATCGGTTTGCTGAACAAGATCCGCGCTTATGCCTTGCAAGACAAGGGTGCCGATACCGTGGAGGCTAACCATCAACTCGGCTTTGCCGCTGATGAACGCGATTTCACTCTGTGTGCGGACATGTTCAAATTGCTGGGTGTGGACGCGGTGCGTTTGTTGACCAACAACCCGAAAAAGGTTGAGATCTTGACTGAGGCGGGAATCAACATCACCGAGCGCGTACCGTTGATCGTCGGCCGCAATCCAAAAAATGAACGTTACCTGGCGACCAAGGCCGCCAAAATGGGCCATTTGCTGGACCAGAAGTAA
- the acnA gene encoding aconitate hydratase AcnA — MSSDLRETSLDKLVALNSEYYYYSLPLAAKQLGDIDRLPKSMKVLLENLLRHVDGDTVQVDDLKAIVDWLQTGHADREIAYRPARVLMQDFTGVPAVVDLAAMREAVQRLGGNVDQVNPLSPVDLVIDHSVTVDEFGDDDAFEENVRIEMERNHERYTFLRWGQKAFNRFRVVPPGTGICHQVNLEYLGQTVWHTDESGRHVAYPDTLVGTDSHTTMINGLGILGWGVGGIEAEAAMLGQPVSMLIPDVVGFKLTGKLSEGITATDLVLTVTQMLRKHGVVGKFVEFYGDGLASLPLADRATIANMSPEFGATCGFFPVDEVTLGYMKLSGRSDEQIALVEAYAKAQGMWRHPGDEPVFTSTLALDMSRVVASLAGPKRPQDRVALPDVPRAFNAATELDIGSQKSKSEFKSFTLSGQEHELHNGAVVIAAITSCTNTSNPSVMMAAGLLAKNAVNKGLRTKPWVKTSLAPGSKVVTDYFDSAKLTPYLEELGFNLVGYGCTTCIGNSGPLPEAIEQAIKEGDLTVGAVLSGNRNFEGRIHPLVKTNWLASPPLVVAYALAGSMKIDLTKEPLGDGRDGKPVYLKDIWPSSQDIALAVEQVRTEMFHKEYGAVFDGDANWQSIQVTGSATYQWQADSTYIRHPPFFSTMQVKPDPVQDIKNARILAILADSVTTDHISPAGNIKRDSPAGRYLSDRGVAAQDFNSYGSRRGNHEVMMRGTFANIRIRNEMVPGVEGGYTRHIPSQNQLSIYDAAMQYQQEQVPLAVIAGKEYGSGSSRDWAAKGPRLLGVRVVIAESFERIHRSNLIGMGILPLEFPAGVDRKTLGLSGDEQISVGGLQTLKPGQTVPVHITYADGRQEVVNTRCRIDTGNELTYYENDGILHYVIRKML; from the coding sequence ATGTCGTCCGATCTTAGAGAAACGAGTCTGGATAAGCTGGTTGCGCTGAATAGCGAGTACTACTATTACAGCCTGCCGCTGGCGGCGAAACAGTTGGGTGATATCGACCGGCTGCCAAAATCAATGAAAGTGCTGTTGGAAAACCTGCTGCGCCATGTGGATGGCGACACCGTGCAGGTTGATGACCTGAAGGCCATCGTCGATTGGTTGCAAACCGGCCATGCCGATCGCGAAATTGCCTATCGCCCGGCGCGCGTGTTGATGCAGGACTTTACCGGCGTGCCTGCGGTGGTGGATCTGGCCGCCATGCGTGAAGCGGTGCAGCGGTTGGGGGGCAATGTTGACCAGGTTAACCCGCTGTCGCCGGTTGATCTGGTGATTGACCACTCGGTCACCGTAGATGAATTCGGTGACGACGATGCGTTTGAAGAAAACGTGCGTATCGAAATGGAGCGCAATCACGAACGCTACACTTTCCTGCGTTGGGGGCAGAAAGCCTTCAACCGCTTCCGCGTAGTGCCGCCCGGCACCGGCATCTGTCACCAGGTTAACCTGGAATATCTCGGCCAGACGGTGTGGCATACCGACGAAAGCGGCAGGCACGTTGCCTACCCGGACACCCTGGTCGGCACCGACTCTCACACTACCATGATTAACGGCCTGGGCATTCTCGGTTGGGGCGTTGGCGGTATCGAAGCCGAAGCGGCGATGCTTGGTCAGCCGGTCTCCATGCTGATCCCAGACGTGGTGGGGTTCAAGCTGACGGGCAAACTCAGCGAAGGCATCACCGCCACTGACCTGGTGTTGACGGTGACCCAAATGCTGCGCAAGCACGGCGTGGTCGGTAAATTCGTTGAATTCTACGGCGACGGGCTGGCCAGTTTGCCGTTGGCCGATCGGGCGACCATCGCCAACATGTCGCCGGAGTTTGGCGCCACCTGCGGTTTCTTCCCGGTAGATGAAGTTACACTCGGCTACATGAAACTGAGCGGCCGTAGCGATGAGCAAATTGCGCTGGTGGAAGCCTATGCCAAAGCGCAGGGCATGTGGCGCCATCCTGGCGATGAACCGGTGTTTACCAGCACGCTGGCGCTGGATATGTCGAGGGTAGTGGCCAGCCTCGCCGGGCCGAAACGCCCGCAGGATCGCGTGGCGCTGCCGGACGTGCCGAGGGCGTTTAATGCCGCGACCGAGTTGGACATCGGCAGCCAAAAGAGCAAATCGGAATTCAAATCCTTTACCCTCAGTGGCCAGGAACACGAACTGCACAATGGCGCGGTGGTGATTGCGGCGATCACCTCATGCACCAACACCTCTAACCCCAGCGTGATGATGGCCGCCGGCCTGTTGGCGAAGAATGCGGTGAACAAAGGGCTGCGGACCAAGCCGTGGGTGAAGACCTCTCTGGCGCCTGGCTCCAAGGTGGTCACCGACTATTTCGACAGCGCCAAGCTGACGCCGTACCTTGAAGAGCTGGGTTTTAATCTGGTGGGCTATGGGTGTACCACCTGTATCGGCAACTCCGGGCCATTGCCTGAGGCCATCGAGCAAGCGATCAAAGAAGGCGATCTGACCGTCGGTGCGGTGTTGTCGGGCAACCGCAACTTTGAAGGGCGCATCCACCCGCTGGTGAAAACCAACTGGCTGGCCTCGCCGCCGCTGGTGGTGGCCTATGCACTGGCAGGCAGCATGAAGATCGATCTGACCAAAGAGCCGCTGGGTGACGGGCGTGACGGCAAGCCGGTTTATCTGAAGGATATCTGGCCAAGTAGCCAGGACATCGCCCTGGCGGTGGAGCAGGTTCGTACCGAAATGTTCCACAAGGAATATGGCGCGGTGTTCGACGGTGACGCCAATTGGCAATCGATCCAGGTAACCGGATCGGCCACTTATCAGTGGCAGGCTGATTCCACCTATATCCGCCACCCGCCGTTCTTCAGCACCATGCAGGTGAAACCGGACCCGGTACAGGATATCAAGAATGCGCGAATTCTTGCCATTCTGGCGGATTCCGTGACCACCGACCATATCTCCCCGGCGGGGAATATCAAGCGCGATAGCCCAGCGGGGCGCTACCTGAGCGATCGCGGTGTCGCGGCCCAGGATTTCAACTCATACGGCTCGCGCCGCGGTAACCATGAAGTGATGATGCGCGGCACCTTTGCCAATATCCGCATTCGCAACGAAATGGTGCCGGGGGTCGAAGGGGGCTACACCCGCCATATTCCTTCGCAAAATCAGCTGTCGATCTACGATGCCGCAATGCAGTATCAGCAGGAGCAGGTGCCACTGGCGGTCATTGCCGGGAAAGAGTACGGCTCCGGCTCCAGCCGCGATTGGGCAGCGAAGGGGCCACGCCTGTTGGGGGTTAGGGTGGTGATTGCCGAGTCCTTTGAACGTATCCATCGCTCCAACCTGATCGGTATGGGCATTCTGCCACTGGAGTTCCCGGCTGGCGTCGACCGCAAAACGCTGGGGCTGAGCGGGGATGAGCAGATCAGCGTCGGTGGTTTGCAAACGCTGAAACCGGGGCAGACGGTGCCGGTGCATATCACCTATGCGGACGGTCGTCAGGAAGTGGTTAATACCCGCTGCCGTATCGATACCGGCAATGAGCTGACCTACTACGAGAACGACGGTATCCTGCACTATGTGATCAGGAAAATGTTGTAA
- the cysB gene encoding HTH-type transcriptional regulator CysB, giving the protein MKLQQLRYIVEVVNHNLNVSSTAEGLYTSQPGISKQVRMLEDELGIQIFARSGKHLTQVTPAGQEIIRIAREVLSKVDAIKAVAGEHTYPDKGSLYVATTHTQARYALPNVIKGFIERYPRVSLHMHQGSPTQIAEAVSKGNADFAIATEALHLYDDLIMLPCYHWNRAVVVKPDHPLAGKSHITIEELAAYPIVTYTFGFTGRSELDTAFNRAGLTPRIVFTATDADVIKTYVRLGLGVGVIASMAVDPVQDPDLVTVDARDIFTYSTTKIGFRRSTFLRSYMYDFIQRFAPHLTRDVVDNAVALRSNEEIEAMFKDIKLPIK; this is encoded by the coding sequence ATGAAATTGCAGCAGCTTCGTTACATTGTGGAAGTGGTTAACCACAACCTGAATGTTTCCTCGACGGCGGAAGGGCTTTACACTTCACAACCCGGTATCAGCAAGCAAGTGCGCATGCTGGAGGATGAGTTGGGTATCCAGATTTTCGCTCGCAGCGGAAAGCACCTTACTCAGGTTACCCCAGCAGGCCAGGAAATCATCCGCATCGCGCGTGAAGTTCTGTCTAAAGTGGACGCGATCAAAGCCGTTGCCGGCGAGCACACCTATCCAGATAAAGGTTCGCTGTACGTCGCTACTACTCATACTCAGGCGCGTTACGCGCTGCCCAATGTCATCAAAGGCTTTATCGAGCGCTACCCGCGCGTTTCGTTGCACATGCACCAGGGGTCGCCGACGCAAATTGCAGAAGCGGTATCCAAAGGCAATGCAGACTTTGCCATTGCCACCGAAGCGCTGCATCTTTACGACGATTTGATTATGTTGCCTTGTTACCATTGGAACCGTGCGGTGGTAGTGAAGCCCGATCACCCATTAGCCGGTAAAAGCCATATCACTATTGAAGAATTGGCGGCTTACCCGATTGTCACCTATACCTTCGGTTTTACCGGGCGTTCTGAGCTGGATACGGCGTTTAACCGTGCCGGCCTGACGCCACGCATCGTATTTACCGCAACGGATGCCGATGTGATTAAAACCTACGTGCGCCTGGGATTAGGGGTCGGGGTTATCGCCAGTATGGCGGTGGATCCGGTGCAGGATCCGGATCTGGTGACCGTGGATGCGCGCGATATCTTCACCTACAGCACCACCAAAATCGGCTTCCGCCGCAGCACTTTCCTGCGCAGTTACATGTACGATTTCATTCAGCGCTTTGCACCGCACCTGACTCGCGACGTGGTCGACAACGCCGTAGCACTGCGATCCAACGAAGAAATCGAAGCGATGTTCAAAGACATCAAGCTGCCGATTAAGTAA